One window of the Macrobrachium nipponense isolate FS-2020 chromosome 22, ASM1510439v2, whole genome shotgun sequence genome contains the following:
- the LOC135198517 gene encoding CD63 antigen-like, which yields MGCISKFTLFVTNFIVFAVGVAVVALASMVISKDNTYGVLLSEGTFSLPIIILIAGLIILLIGFLGCCGAVQESPCLLYTYAGIVLILLLAQLILGILILVYSNKAEEIIVKGMKEVFDDYGRNDTSLTKAIDQAQHDLKCCGVQNYTDWEDFYYGQQHENNSVADGCCKGNTTVVGCGLGVLDDPDVETKIYTQGCFYAIQEDAKDATVGLGVACLILALVEGFSISFACSLAKGAR from the exons GCAGTAGGAGTGGCTGTCGTGGCGCTGGCTTCCATGGTCATCTCCAAGGACAACACCTACGGAGTCCTCCTGAGCGAAGGCACCTTCTCCTTGCCCATCATTATCCTCATCGCTGGACTTATCATTCTCCTCATAGGATTCTTAGGATGCTGCGGTGCCGTGCAGGAGAGCCCGTGCTTGCTATACACG TACGCAGGCATCGTGCTCATCCTTCTCCTGGCGCAGCTTATCCTTGGCATCCTGATACTGGTGTACTCGAACAAGGCTGAGGAAATCATCGTAAAGGGTATGAAGGAAGTCTTCGACGATTACGGGAGAAACGACACGAGCCTCACCAAAGCCATCGACCAGGCTCAGCATGAT TTAAAATGCTGTGGCGTCCAGAACTACACCGACTGGGAAGACTTCTATTACGGGCAACAACATGAGAACAACAGCGTCGCGGACGGCTGCTGTAAAGGCAACACGACGGTTGTAGGATGTGGTTTAGGTGTCCTTGATGACCCAGACGTCGAGACCAAGATCTACACCCAGGGCTGCTTCTATGCCATCCAGGAAGACGCAAAGGACGCCACCGTCGGCCTCGGGGTTGCCTGCCTCATCTTGGCCCTCGTGGAG GGCTTCAGCATATCCTTCGCCTGCAGTTTGGCCAAAGGAGCCCGTTAA